TTTGCGGGAGCGGACGCGGGAGTTTCAGCGGCGGATGACTCCGGCGGAGGCGTGCTTGTGGGCTGCAATTCGTGGGCGGAGGCTTGATGGGCTCAAGTTCCGTCGGCAGCAAGTCATCGGCGGCTATATCGCTGATTTCTATTGCAATGAAACGAGGTTGGTTATTGAGGTGGATGGGCCAATTCACGACAAACAATACGAATACGACCGGGTGCGCGAAGAAGCGATCGAGCTGCATGGCCTCTGCATCATCCGCTTTACAAACGACCAGGTCCTGAACCATTTGCCCGACGTTCTCACCACAATCGTCAATGCCGCCCGAAATCCATAACC
This window of the Thermomicrobiales bacterium genome carries:
- a CDS encoding DUF559 domain-containing protein, whose protein sequence is LRERTREFQRRMTPAEACLWAAIRGRRLDGLKFRRQQVIGGYIADFYCNETRLVIEVDGPIHDKQYEYDRVREEAIELHGLCIIRFTNDQVLNHLPDVLTTIVNAARNP